The following coding sequences are from one Microbulbifer sp. TB1203 window:
- the bioF gene encoding 8-amino-7-oxononanoate synthase, producing MTFREILHQRLARRRELGLYREMKTLAAAPGPRAQVDGGELVAFSSNDYLGLATHPQVIAAQQRGAGLGAGATASHLVNGHLQIHEQLQDKIAELTGREAALVFSSGYMANIGAVCALVGRGDTVIQDKLNHASLIDGAQLSGARSLRFAHSDMESLERQLSRADGNTLVAVDGVYSMDGDCAPLADIARVCDAHGAWLMVDEAHGFGVMGSEGFPCAGSAAAAGLTPEQVPILMGTLGKAAGNAGAFVAGSWELIDYLTQFARPYIYTTGMPPAVAAGCLAALEIMQREPQRRERLAHLIRYFRDRAGALDLPLTDSRSAIQPLIIGGEKAVMALAAGLQQRGFLVGAIRPPTVPAGTARLRITLSAAHSEAEIDALLQALVESLADSAVVAE from the coding sequence ATGACCTTCCGGGAGATTCTGCACCAGCGGCTCGCCCGGCGGCGCGAGCTCGGCCTCTACCGGGAGATGAAAACCCTGGCCGCCGCGCCCGGGCCGCGGGCGCAGGTGGATGGCGGGGAACTGGTCGCCTTCAGCAGTAACGACTACCTGGGCCTGGCCACCCATCCGCAAGTGATCGCCGCGCAGCAGCGGGGCGCCGGGCTGGGTGCCGGCGCCACTGCCTCCCACCTGGTCAACGGACACCTGCAGATCCACGAACAACTGCAGGACAAGATCGCCGAACTCACCGGGCGCGAGGCCGCGCTGGTATTCTCCAGTGGCTATATGGCCAATATCGGCGCGGTGTGCGCGCTGGTGGGCCGCGGCGATACGGTGATCCAGGACAAACTCAATCACGCCTCGCTGATCGACGGCGCGCAGCTCAGCGGTGCGCGCAGCCTGCGCTTTGCCCACAGCGATATGGAATCCCTGGAGCGGCAGTTGAGCCGCGCGGACGGCAATACCCTGGTGGCGGTGGACGGCGTCTACAGCATGGACGGCGACTGCGCGCCGCTGGCGGATATCGCCCGCGTGTGTGACGCGCACGGCGCCTGGCTGATGGTGGACGAGGCCCACGGTTTCGGCGTTATGGGCAGCGAAGGGTTTCCCTGCGCCGGCAGCGCCGCGGCCGCCGGCCTGACCCCGGAACAGGTGCCGATACTGATGGGCACCCTGGGCAAGGCCGCCGGCAACGCCGGCGCCTTTGTCGCCGGTTCGTGGGAGCTGATCGATTACCTCACCCAGTTCGCGCGCCCCTATATCTACACCACCGGCATGCCGCCCGCGGTGGCCGCCGGCTGCCTGGCGGCGCTGGAAATCATGCAGCGGGAACCGCAGCGGCGCGAGCGCCTGGCCCACCTGATCCGCTATTTTCGCGACCGGGCCGGTGCGCTGGACCTGCCCCTGACGGATTCCCGTAGCGCCATCCAACCGCTGATTATCGGCGGAGAGAAAGCGGTGATGGCACTCGCCGCCGGGCTGCAGCAGCGGGGCTTCCTGGTGGGCGCCATCCGTCCGCCCACGGTGCCGGCGGGCACCGCGCGCCTGCGTATCACGCTCTCCGCCGCGCACAGCGAGGCGGAAATCGACGCGCTGTTGCAGGCTCTGGTGGAATCCCTGGCCGACTCCGCGGTGGTGGCAGAGTGA
- a CDS encoding DUF1203 domain-containing protein: MAMPFIVTPIREEFLSEVRQTGLDDQNQPVRYRVADGGEPCRDVLRRARPGERIVLASYCPFRRPGPYREYGPVFVLAQPEENQNAKRHLPLPSGEAGDYLKANTPVVLRAYCAEESIVAARLVLPEQIETELVTFFARSETEFVLLRFAAYGCYALRFDRVPGPKETTAPEKDFC, encoded by the coding sequence ATGGCAATGCCGTTTATCGTAACACCGATTCGTGAAGAATTTTTGTCTGAAGTCAGGCAGACCGGCCTGGATGATCAAAACCAGCCCGTGAGATACAGGGTCGCCGATGGCGGCGAACCCTGCCGCGATGTGCTGCGACGCGCGCGGCCCGGGGAGCGGATTGTCCTGGCGAGCTATTGCCCCTTCCGACGGCCGGGTCCTTACCGGGAGTACGGTCCTGTCTTCGTATTGGCGCAGCCCGAAGAAAATCAAAATGCAAAAAGGCATTTGCCGCTGCCGTCAGGTGAGGCGGGTGACTACCTGAAAGCCAATACACCAGTGGTATTGCGCGCCTACTGCGCAGAGGAGAGTATCGTGGCGGCAAGATTAGTGCTGCCGGAACAGATAGAGACCGAGCTGGTTACGTTTTTTGCGCGCAGTGAAACCGAGTTTGTCTTGCTGCGCTTTGCCGCCTATGGCTGCTATGCACTGCGTTTCGATCGCGTCCCGGGGCCGAAGGAAACCACGGCCCCAGAGAAAGACTTTTGTTAA
- a CDS encoding ComF family protein, with translation MVYKHLSHLLSRGLARCVLCAAGPAEPHGVCAPCLGELPYLHSACRRCALPLPQPADACANCLQQPPAFASARAAWHYAFPVGQLIQRFKYHRDLAAGHSLALLAAAHIRPVDPPDLLVPIPLHWRRYLTRGYNQAQLLASEFGRQWNIPVKPRLLHKHTATGTQQQLKRGQRLRNLRDSFRVRGTPGGLHIGLVDDVITTGATLEAAARCLLEAGAARVSTFALARTP, from the coding sequence ATGGTTTACAAACACCTGTCCCACCTGTTATCCCGCGGGCTGGCCCGCTGTGTGCTGTGCGCCGCCGGCCCGGCGGAGCCCCACGGAGTCTGCGCGCCCTGCCTCGGGGAGCTGCCCTACCTGCACAGTGCCTGCCGCCGCTGCGCCCTGCCCCTCCCTCAGCCCGCCGACGCCTGCGCCAACTGCCTGCAGCAGCCGCCGGCCTTTGCCTCCGCCCGGGCCGCCTGGCACTACGCCTTTCCCGTGGGTCAGTTGATCCAGCGCTTCAAATACCACCGGGATCTCGCCGCCGGGCACAGCCTGGCGCTGCTGGCCGCGGCCCATATCCGGCCGGTCGATCCACCGGACCTGCTGGTACCCATTCCCTTGCACTGGCGCCGCTACCTGACCCGCGGCTACAACCAGGCCCAACTGCTCGCCAGCGAGTTCGGCCGCCAGTGGAATATCCCGGTAAAGCCGCGGCTGCTGCACAAGCACACCGCTACGGGCACCCAGCAGCAACTCAAACGCGGTCAGCGACTGCGCAACCTGCGCGACAGCTTCCGCGTGCGCGGGACGCCGGGCGGCCTGCATATCGGTCTGGTGGACGATGTAATTACCACCGGCGCCACGCTGGAGGCGGCGGCCCGCTGCCTGCTGGAAGCCGGCGCTGCGCGGGTCAGCACCTTCGCCCTGGCCAGAACCCCCTGA
- a CDS encoding beta-ketoacyl-ACP synthase III → MSETKLPRSVVISGTGLWTPPESISNEELVAAYNAYAEKYNREHAAEIEAGCLTAKPPSSAEFIEKASGIESRYVVSREGILDPERMRPYLPERGDDELCLQAAMGVAAARMALDKAGKKPEDIDAVIVGASYLQRAYPAIAIEIQSALGIDGFAFDMEVACSSATFSLQRAADAICSGSARAVLVINPELTSPQLDFTDRDSHFIFGDVAVASVVERRETCATDSAWEILSTRAKTVYSNNIRSNFGYTARAADVDPFGPDKLFHQNGRKVFKEVCPMAAAHIEEHLRGAGSKPETIRCYWLHQANINMNNLIAKKLMGDNASAERAPIVLDRYANTGSAGSLIAFHLYSEDLETGDRGVICSFGAGYSIGSLVVEKITL, encoded by the coding sequence ATGAGTGAAACCAAGTTGCCGCGCAGCGTGGTGATCAGCGGTACCGGCCTGTGGACGCCGCCGGAATCGATCAGTAACGAGGAACTGGTAGCCGCCTACAACGCCTACGCGGAGAAATACAACCGCGAGCACGCGGCGGAAATCGAGGCCGGTTGCCTGACCGCCAAGCCGCCCTCCTCGGCGGAATTTATCGAAAAGGCCTCCGGCATCGAGAGCCGCTATGTGGTGAGCCGCGAGGGCATCCTCGATCCGGAACGCATGCGCCCCTACCTGCCGGAGCGCGGCGACGACGAACTCTGTCTCCAGGCGGCAATGGGCGTTGCCGCCGCGCGTATGGCGCTGGATAAAGCCGGCAAAAAACCCGAAGACATCGATGCGGTGATCGTCGGCGCCTCTTACCTGCAGCGGGCCTACCCGGCCATCGCCATCGAGATCCAGAGCGCCCTTGGTATCGACGGCTTCGCCTTCGATATGGAAGTGGCCTGCTCCTCCGCCACCTTTTCCCTGCAGCGCGCGGCGGATGCCATCTGCTCCGGCTCCGCGCGCGCGGTGCTGGTGATCAACCCGGAGCTGACCTCTCCGCAGTTGGATTTCACCGATCGCGACAGCCACTTTATTTTCGGCGATGTCGCGGTGGCCAGCGTGGTGGAGCGGCGCGAGACCTGCGCCACGGACTCCGCCTGGGAAATCCTCAGTACCAGGGCCAAAACCGTCTACTCGAACAATATCCGTTCCAATTTCGGCTACACCGCCCGCGCTGCCGATGTGGACCCCTTCGGCCCCGACAAGCTGTTTCACCAGAACGGGCGCAAGGTATTCAAGGAGGTCTGCCCCATGGCCGCCGCGCATATCGAGGAGCATCTGCGCGGGGCGGGCAGCAAGCCGGAAACAATCCGGTGCTACTGGCTGCACCAGGCCAATATCAATATGAACAACCTGATCGCGAAAAAACTGATGGGCGATAACGCCAGCGCCGAACGCGCGCCCATAGTACTGGACCGTTACGCCAATACTGGCAGCGCCGGTTCACTGATCGCATTTCATCTTTACAGCGAGGATCTGGAGACGGGAGATCGCGGGGTAATCTGTTCCTTCGGCGCGGGCTATTCGATTGGCAGCCTGGTGGTGGAAAAGATCACTCTTTAA
- the bioB gene encoding biotin synthase BioB codes for MPTAAIRHDWTRQQVLDLFAMPFNDLLFTAQQVHRTHFDANRVQVSTLCSIKTGACPEDCAYCPQSARYDTGLEREKLMKVEKVLEEARAAKAGGATRFCMGAAWRSPKKKDMPYVTEMVRGVKALGLETCMTLGMLNDEQAKELADAGLDYYNHNLDTSPEYYGEIITTRTYQDRLETLDRVRAAGMKVCAGGIIGMGEGEQDRAGLLVQLANLPEHPESVPINMLVKVAGTPLEDERDLDPFEFIRCIAVARIVMPKSHVRLSAGREHMNDEMQALAFLAGANSIFYGEKLLTTPNPETNRDMQLFNRLGIQPEEYHQHADEAEVEAELSGRIAEQQQDPYFYNAVK; via the coding sequence ATGCCCACCGCCGCCATCCGCCACGATTGGACCCGCCAGCAGGTACTGGACCTGTTCGCCATGCCGTTCAACGATCTGCTGTTCACCGCCCAGCAGGTGCACCGGACACACTTCGATGCCAACCGGGTACAGGTGAGCACCCTCTGCTCCATCAAGACCGGCGCCTGTCCGGAGGACTGCGCCTACTGCCCGCAGAGCGCCCGTTACGACACCGGCCTGGAGCGGGAAAAGCTGATGAAGGTGGAAAAGGTGCTGGAAGAAGCCCGCGCCGCCAAAGCCGGCGGAGCCACCCGCTTCTGCATGGGCGCCGCTTGGCGCTCGCCGAAGAAGAAGGATATGCCCTATGTGACCGAGATGGTGCGCGGGGTGAAGGCTCTGGGGCTGGAGACCTGCATGACCCTGGGCATGCTCAACGACGAACAGGCGAAGGAACTGGCGGATGCCGGCCTCGACTATTACAACCACAACCTGGACACCTCGCCGGAGTACTACGGTGAGATTATCACCACACGCACTTACCAGGACCGGCTGGAAACCCTGGACCGCGTGCGCGCCGCGGGCATGAAGGTCTGTGCCGGCGGCATTATCGGTATGGGCGAGGGCGAGCAGGACCGCGCCGGGCTGCTGGTGCAACTGGCCAACCTGCCGGAGCACCCGGAATCCGTGCCGATCAATATGCTGGTGAAGGTCGCCGGCACGCCGCTGGAAGACGAGCGCGACCTGGACCCCTTCGAGTTTATCCGCTGCATCGCCGTGGCGCGGATTGTGATGCCCAAGTCCCATGTGCGCCTGTCCGCCGGCCGCGAACACATGAACGACGAAATGCAGGCGCTGGCTTTCCTGGCCGGAGCCAACTCCATTTTCTACGGCGAGAAACTGCTCACCACGCCAAACCCGGAAACCAACCGGGATATGCAACTGTTCAACCGCCTGGGTATCCAGCCGGAGGAATACCACCAGCACGCCGATGAGGCGGAGGTGGAAGCGGAGTTGTCCGGGCGCATCGCCGAGCAGCAACAGGACCCTTACTTCTACAACGCGGTGAAATGA